The Dreissena polymorpha isolate Duluth1 chromosome 10, UMN_Dpol_1.0, whole genome shotgun sequence genome includes a region encoding these proteins:
- the LOC127848673 gene encoding cholecystokinin receptor-like, which yields MFDSKNYHQSSSYVSPLMPDRLGLNRCFRKPMDNLQLFTLSNLSDGNNNDTRGNFNKNNNTQFDALRQWQTLTSDAIIRTMNQSQLDILWPSLTLISILLLLGIPGNLISVIVYSMKMKRSTAGYFIITLAISDLINCLVSLPVEMVLIMNFWSFDIPMLCKLSRFITAAMNNTSSFILVAIAIERHRSICFPLKPRMSHMCAKITCAVIVVCAVCSAIPMVIGYGTFTIKITTNNISAHAKTCLIEDSVINTKFPLALLVYFFVGHLSVFITLAILYILIARKLLRGIAFMNDKITSRNCLLQTPTESNSETSFVNHGGRSCRMHIVYQTNKPISAISQKILRPTESQSAIGSRVSRRHGGQAYRTKRLTCMLFLVTSVFEISFIPYLVVVSIRSNNPSYYDSLTLFGKMTFQFFLRFYMINCAINPIIYCFYNQNFRHGVKKMFVGLKFKFCSW from the coding sequence ATGTTTGACTCCAAAAACTACCACCAAAGCAGTTCATATGTATCGCCACTTATGCCAGACCGCCTTGGGTTAAATCGGTGCTTCCGCAAACCCATGgataatttacaattatttactCTATCAAACTTATCGGACGGTAATAATAACGACACCAGAGGAAATTTCAACAAGAATAATAACACCCAGTTCGATGCACTGCGGCAATGGCAGACACTTACGAGCGATGCAATTATTCGGACAATGAACCAATCTCAGTTAGATATACTGTGGCCATCATTGACTCTTATATCCATTTTGCTTCTTTTAGGAATTCCGGGAAATTTGATATCAGTGATTGTTTATTCGATGAAAATGAAACGCAGCACTGCGGGTTATTTCATCATCACTCTGGCAATAAGTGATCTAATAAATTGCCTAGTCAGCCTTCCCGTAGAAATGGTCTTGATAATGAACTTTTGGTCCTTCGACATTCCAATGTTGTGCAAATTATCTCGATTTATTACGGCTGCAATGAACAACACGTCTTCGTTCATACTAGTTGCAATCGCCATTGAGCGACATCGCTCTATCTGCTTCCCTCTTAAACCAAGAATGTCCCATATGTGCGCTAAAATTACTTGCGCAGTTATAGTTGTCTGTGCAGTTTGTTCCGCAATTCCAATGGTCATCGGATACGGaacatttacaataaaaataactaCAAATAATATATCCGCACATGCCAAGACTTGCCTAATCGAAGACAGTGTTATCAACACGAAGTTTCCGTTAGCGCTGCTGGTATATTTTTTCGTTGGACATTTGTCTGTGTTCATAACGTTAGCTATTTTATATATACTTATTGCCAGAAAACTTCTTCGAGGAATCGCGTTCATGAACGATAAAATCACTTCGAGAAATTGCCTGCTTCAAACGCCAACCGAAAGCAACAGCGAGACATCTTTTGTCAATCACGGAGGCAGGTCCTGCAGGATGCATATTGTGTACCAAACTAACAAACCAATTTCTGCAATTAGCCAGAAGATACTCCGGCCGACTGAAAGCCAGTCAGCCATCGGGTCTCGTGTCTCCAGGAGGCACGGAGGTCAAGCGTATAGGACCAAACGCCTGACTTGCATGCTGTTTCTAGTGACTTCTGTTTTCGAAATAAGTTTCATACCGTATTTAGTGGTAGTGAGTATTCGTAGCAACAATCCATCGTACTATGACTCTCTCACTTTGTTCGGCAAGATGACATTCCAGTTTTTCTTGCGGTTTTATATGATCAATTGTGCAATAAATCCGATCATTTATTGTTTCTACAATCAAAACTTTCGGCACGGAGTTAAGAAAATGTTTGTAGGTCTAAAATTTAAGTTTTGCTCGTGGTGA